From Plasmodium yoelii strain 17X genome assembly, chromosome: 11, a single genomic window includes:
- a CDS encoding eukaryotic DNA topoisomerase I codes for MSIVENNYRGDDSTSDDDILIDNIKKNVYSTKLNDTQINDAKINDTKINDSKINDSKINDTQINDNTTCIPNKENVITNNSKSSAKEKCSTIRRVGSKLNTKRKNEENLNVCKIKKKQKSISADNDNLNSNNTTSEGKKTLKHLKESVKTKKESGEKSSRVKEEKKIANKVKKETVKKPKKIPKKSEENFEPINRWWEKIDDQSDTQWNYLEHRGIIFSPPYVQHNIPIFYKSIKIELNPKAEELATYWCSVIGTDYCTKDKFILNFFKTFINNLEKDNIIRRENENKIKNGDISNFKFIDFMTIKEHLIKLREERLNKTKEEKEEEKKIRMEKELPYTFALVDWIREKISSNKAEPPGLFRGRGEHPKQGLLKKRIFPEDVVINISKDAPAPRLYDDMCGHNWGDIYHDNKVTWLAYYKDSINDQIKYTFLSAQSKFKGYKDFLKYENARKLKSCVHKIRKDYQNKMKNKNIVNKQLGTAVYLIDFLALRVGGEKDIDEEADTVGCCSLRVEHVSFSHNVIIKNENTNDENDNKISKIPLPKNLEDILEDDCYITLDFLGKDSIRYFNTVKIDKQAYINMIIFCKNKNKDEGVFDQITCSKLNEYLKEIMPTLSAKVFRTYNASITLDQQLRRLKEIKGKNDDSLLSCDIDIRKPKKIKLENATSSSNVLSDYNDAPNNEKIEKKENENTSSNENLMKKENEDNKNSPIEVDVSNVNDLINFFNNANREVAILCNHQRSIPKQHDTTMSKIKKQIEIYNEDMQEYKKYLQYLKKNNNEKEFTFVSKVVTLDGSLRPNKVKENMKEESCKKKLIALIKKVELLENQMKVRDDNKTIALGTSKINYMDPRITVAFCKQFEIPIEKIFNRSLRLKFPWAMFVTKNFRF; via the coding sequence ATGAGCATagtagaaaataattatagaGGCGATGATAGCACATCCGATGACGATATATTAATTgataacattaaaaaaaatgtgtattcTACTAAATTAAATGATACCCAAATAAATGATgccaaaataaatgataccaaaataaatgattccaaaataaatgattccaaaataaatgatacccaaataaatgataatacaACTTGTATaccaaataaagaaaatgttaTAACGAATAATAGTAAGTCAAGCGCAAAGGAAAAATGCAGTACTATTCGGCGTGTTGGATCGAAGTTAAATACAAAAAggaaaaatgaagaaaatttaaatgtgtgtaaaataaaaaaaaaacaaaaaagtaTTAGTGctgataatgataatttaaattcaaataatactACCAGTGAAGGAAAAAAGAcattaaaacatttaaaagaATCTGTAAAGACAAAAAAGGAATCAGGTGAAAAATCATCGCGAGTTaaagaggaaaaaaaaatagcaaataaagtaaaaaaagaaacGGTTAAGAAACCAAAAAAGATACCTAAAAAATCCGAAGAAAATTTCGAACCAATAAATAGATGGTGGGAAAAAATAGATGATCAATCTGATACACAATGGAATTATTTAGAGCATAGaggtattatattttctccTCCATATGTACAACACAATAttcccattttttataaaagtattaaAATAGAATTAAATCCTAAAGCAGAGGAATTAGCTACATATTGGTGTAGTGTAATAGGAACTGATTATTGTACAAAAGACAagtttatattaaatttttttaaaacatttataaataatttagagaaggataatattataagacgagaaaatgaaaataagatAAAGAACGGAGATATatcaaattttaaatttattgatTTTATGACAATTAAAGAgcatttaattaaattaagaGAAGAGCgattaaataaaacaaaagaagaaaaagaagaagaaaaaaaaattcgaaTGGAAAAAGAATTGCCATATACATTTGCATTAGTTGATTGGATTCGTGAAAAAATTTCAAGTAACAAAGCAGAACCACCTGGTTTATTTAGAGGTAGAGGAGAGCATCCAAAACAaggattattaaaaaaaagaatttttCCAGAAGACGTTGTAATTAATATAAGTAAAGATGCACCTGCCCCGAGACTCTATGATGATATGTGTGGACACAATTGGGGAGATATATATCATGATAACAAAGTTACATGGTTAGCTTATTACAAAGATAGTATTAATGATCAAATAAAATACACATTTTTATCAGCTCAATCAAAATTTAAAGGGTATAaagattttttaaaatatgaaaatgcCAGAAAGTTAAAATCATGCGTACATAAAATTCGAAAAgattatcaaaataaaatgaagaATAAAAACATTGTTAATAAACAATTAGGCACAGCTGTTTATTTAATCGACTTTTTAGCTTTAAGAGTAGGAGGAGAAAAAGATATTGATGAAGAAGCAGATACAGTAGGTTGTTGCAGTTTGAGAGTAGAGCATGTTAGCTTTTCTCATAatgtaattataaaaaatgaaaatacaaatgatgaaaatgataataaaataagcaAGATACCGTTACCTAAAAATTTAGAAGATATTTTAGAAGATGATTGTTACATAACATTAGACTTTTTAGGTAAAGATAGTATCAGATATTTCAATACTGTAAAAATTGATAAGCaagcatatattaatatgatcatattttgtaaaaataaaaataaagatgaaGGAGTATTTGATCAAATAACTTGctcaaaattaaatgaatatttaaaagagATAATGCCAACATTATCAGCAAAAGTTTTTCGTACATACAATGCTTCAATTACTTTAGATCAACAATTAAGAagattaaaagaaataaaaggaaaaaatgatgattctTTATTATCTTGTGATATTGATATACGAaaaccaaaaaaaattaaattagaAAATGCAACATCATCATCAAATGTGTTAAGTGATTATAACGATGCaccaaataatgaaaaaattgaaaaaaaggaaaatgaGAATACATCTAGTAATGAAAATTtgatgaaaaaagaaaatgaggataataaaaattcgCCAATAGAAGTAGATGTATCCAATGTTAATGATCTTATTAACTTTTTTAACAATGCTAATAGAGAAGTTGCTATTCTTTGTAACCATCAAAGAAGTATTCCAAAACAACATGATACAACCATgtctaaaataaaaaaacaaattgaaATTTATAATGAAGATATGCAAgagtataaaaaatatttacaatatttaaaaaaaaataataatgaaaaggaATTTACTTTTGTTTCAAAGGTTGTCACATTAGATGGATCCTTACGACCAAATAAAGTCAAAGAAAACATGAAAGAAGAAtcatgtaaaaaaaaactaatcGCCCTTATTAAAAAGGTAGAATTACTAGAAAATCAAATGAAAGTAAGAgatgataataaaacaatagcATTAGGAACTTCAAAAATTAATTACATGGATCCAAGAATAACTGTTGCATTTTGTAAGCAATTCGAAATAccaatagaaaaaatatttaacagAAGTCTAAGACTTAAGTTTCCTTGGGCAATGTTTGTCACTAAAAATTTTCGTTTttaa
- a CDS encoding PDCD2 domain-containing protein, putative, producing the protein MYIGVLSDEFDNNFDLKNDSKFGGDPVWLCGTNSTVFNLKCSTCKKNLTFLFQLSTPYDIYIRILYIFCCMNSAKCNMNKNNWVCIKGKKKICENLENFEIRESPTNNSNILELNNQKNGEKNDMSIYPMTYNNNSSKENVGSKPTNSSNENIKREDSSIHIINSQSEKLIDWNTLFSKNAKSQNTNGSLLSSCINESLNYANEKIKNDNNISYSNKNASKNYNNKYKSVNKNHQINNKQNELNQINNQTELNNITLNDVDVNNVNLPCYYISLIEDDEEYGKDYLYEKANKMYQSYEKNINTINEDEELNDNDNMDNGSDKDNVELFENDLNGYVKFYSYLSKNYNQILRYSYKGKFLYIYKYTKNQLKGKNMICSHCKSKLVFELQLFSTFVYQIEKILEKTSNNILKKLLNNFNVGNVIIFTCEKDCVAIDNMYSYEHIEFEIF; encoded by the coding sequence atgtATATTGGAGTGCTATCAGATGaatttgataataattttgacTTGAAAAATGATTCTAAATTTGGAGGGGATCCTGTATGGTTATGTGGAACAAATTCAACAGTTTTTAATTTGAAATGTTCCACATGTAAGAAAAATTTGACATTTTTATTCCAATTATCAACCCCCTATGACATATACATAAgaatattgtatattttcTGCTGCATGAATAGTGCTAAATGCAATATGAATAAGAATAATTGGGTATGTATTAaaggaaagaaaaaaatatgtgaaaacttagaaaattttgaaataagAGAATCTCCCACAAACAATTCTAATATATTGGAATTAAACAATCaaaaaaatggtgaaaaaaatgatatgaGTATATATCCTATGacttataataataatagtagtaaAGAAAATGTGGGTTCCAAACCAACTAATTCAtctaatgaaaatattaaaagggAAGATTCAagtatacatattattaattctcaatctgaaaaattaatagatTGGAATactttattttcaaaaaatgcaaaaagtCAAAATACAAATGGATCATTACTTAGTAGTTGCATAAATGAAAGCTTAAATTATGCaaacgaaaaaataaaaaatgataataacatATCTTATAGTAATAAGAATGCATCCAAAAACTATAATAACAAATACAAATCAGTAAACAAAAATCATCagataaataataaacaaaacgaattaaatcaaataaataaccAAACTGAACTTAATAATATAACTTTAAATGATGTTGATGTGAATAATGTTAATTTGCcatgttattatatttctttaattGAAGATGATGAAGAATATGGAAaagattatttatatgaaaaagCTAACAAAATGTATCAatcttatgaaaaaaatattaatacaatTAATGAAGACGAAGAATTGAATGATAATGACAATATGGATAATGGAAGTGATAAAGACAATGTAGAACTTTTTGAAAATGATTTGAATGGGTATGttaaattttattcatatctaagtaaaaattataatcaaATATTAAGATATTCATACAAAggaaaatttttatatatatacaaatatacaaAGAATCAGTTAAAAGGGAAAAACATGATTTGTTCACATTGTAAAAGTAAATTAGTATTTGAATTACAACTGTTCTCTACTTTTGTGTAtcaaatagaaaaaatattagaaaaaacatcgaataatattttaaaaaaattattaaataattttaatgtaGGAAATGTCATTATATTTACTTGTGAAAAGGATTGTGTTGCAATTGACAATATGTATTCATATGAACATATTGAATTTGAAATTTTCTAG
- a CDS encoding stripes inner membrane complex protein, putative produces MPKFMSESHESISNKSDIQLKTEDGSSSNRKGGLVSNKMISKDAYNNRSSVQQLLARIAQEIDENKPSDVIHFIVDFLCKHYPEHLRGFEAVWNGDPDLEKERILVVDFFKYQKLPVDISVHFINAGFDTIETLCTLSTNSLDDVEKFNNTRWLPGHKVRLQQTFNDITTRVKNFKEERDSLIKSISQRFISAPHLLNPIMIPKRINPIILPTIPHMSSPIQVSNRTSNYTNVDKRFHAPIIFKR; encoded by the exons ATGCCAAAATTTATGAGTGAATCACATGAAAGTATATCGAATAAATCGGATATCCAATTAAAAACTGAAGATGGATCGTCATCAAACCGAAAGGGTGGCTTAGTTTCAAATAAAATGATTTCTAAAGATgcttataataatagatCTAGCGTTCAGCAGCTATTAGCAAGAATAGCtcaa GAAATTGATGAAAATAAGCCAAGTGAtgtaatacattttattgtTGACTTTCTATGTAAACATTACCCAGAACATTTGCGTGGTTTTGAAGCTGTATGGAATGgag ACCCTGATttagaaaaagaaagaaTATTAGTTGTGgacttttttaaatatcaaaaattacCAGTAGATATATCTGTTCATTTTATCAATGCAGGATTTGATACTATAGAAACATTATGTACATTATCTACAAATTCCCTTGATGATGTAGAAAAATTTAACAACACTCGATGGCTACCAGGGCATAAAGTTCGATTACAGCAAACCTTTAACGATATTACTACTAGGGTTAAAAACTTCAAAGAAGAAAGAGATTCATTAATAAAATCGATAAGTCAAAGATTTATAAGTGCACCCCATTTACTTAATCCCATTATGATTCCCAAAAGAATAAATCCTATAATATTACCAACTATTCCTCATATGTCTTCACCGATTCAAGTTTCTAATAGAACAAGTAATTATACAAATGTCGATAAAAGATTTCACGCAcctattattttcaaaagatga
- a CDS encoding translationally-controlled tumor protein homolog, putative — translation MKVYKDIFTNDEVCSDSYIQEDPFGNPEFREIAFEVKSNKRIKGNDDYGIADNSEDAVDGMGADVEHVIDIVDSFQLTSTSLSKKEYSAYVKNFMQRILKHLEEKKPDRVDIFKTKAQPLIKHILTNFDDFEFYMGESLDMEAGLIYSYYKGEEITPRFVYISDGLFEEKY, via the coding sequence ATGAAAGTATATAAAGACATTTTTACAAATGATGAAGTATGCTCAGATTCATACATTCAAGAAGATCCATTTGGAAATCCTGAATTTCGTGAAATTGCTTTTGAAgtaaaatcaaataaaagaataaaaGGAAATGATGATTATGGTATAGCTGATAATAGTGAAGATGCAGTAGATGGAATGGGAGCTGATGTTGAACACGTCATTGATATTGTTGACTCTTTTCAATTAACATCCACTAGTTTAAGCAAAAAAGAATATAGCGCTTATGTTAAAAACTTTATGCAAAGAATTCTTAAGCATTTAGAAGAGAAGAAACCAGATCGTGtagatatttttaaaacaaaggCACAACccttaattaaacatattttaacaaatttcGATGATTTCGAATTTTACATGGGAGAATCACTTGATATGGAAGCTGGTttaatttattcatattataaaGGTGAAGAAATTACTCCTAGATTTGTTTACATATCAGATGGTTTATTTGAAGAAAAATACTaa
- a CDS encoding WD repeat-containing protein, putative encodes MINIKKENIEGDKKSNIDKLDNDEYNATFLVENDNKENDVDHLNKQFEQNVNKCHDNSNTESNLESDSDNSEYFEKLLKNAKVINISSFNKNEIIADKREKGPISIPTDDKHFLMALSFIHNFMIEHEFIESLEVFEKEYFKKYGDDINILRKGKREDILTQNELLRNDFWNHQEFTKDIQNSLEEANKKIQKTIKERDYYLMHHKRVIQEKETLNKEIQKQKKEIEKIQNSIGEIRAKYESTLKEKMLVTLEKEKRDTKIEGLNKYIERLKDLLGNSGSPSLVNISSNDEKGNNLTESIISKEDKKISKKNTKREDTPWPNNEDSPCELSENEYDKYNICVSSLSIEKSFNAHNSAVLGIAYNKEVQLIATGGDDGKWKTWSASNYELVMESQAHKKWIGDICFNKKGNILCTCSGDSKIKLWDMLKEKCIHTFMNSAGPIWSLSFHYEGNFFASASMDQTIRIFDMNSLRQRQILRGHVDSINCVNFHPFFKTLTSASADKTVSTWDMKSGLCINTFYGHSFPCNYSNFSTDGKWIYSCDSGGVVKIWDVRANRCLINIDAGPSSANKCPMDKNNKYLFIASEDNTIKIFDVIEKKFVRTLKHEFPIKNIIVENNKLIYSLSNGDIFVRGHRTE; translated from the exons atgataaacataaaaaaggaaaatatcgAAGGagataaaaaatcaaatatagACAAATTAGATAATGATGAATATAATGCAACATTCCTAGTGGAGaatgataataaagaaaatgatgtTGATCATTTGAATAAGCAATTTGAacaaaatgtaaataaatgTCATGATAATTCAAATACAGAATCAAATCTAGAATCAGACAGTGATAATTCagaatattttgaaaaattattaaagaaTGCCAAAGTAATTAATATATCAAgctttaataaaaatgaaataatcgCAGACAAAa gAGAAAAAGGACCAATCAGTATTCCAACTGATGATAAGCATTTTCTTATGGCTCTTTCATTCATACACAACTTTATGATTGAACATGAATTTATAGAATCACTTGAAGTATTTGAA aaggaatattttaaaaaatatggtgATGATATTAATATACTAAGAAAGGGTAAACGTGAAGATATACTTACTCAAAATGAGCTTTTGAGAAATGACTTTTGGAATCATCAAGAATTTACAAAGGACATTCAAAATTCTCTAGAAGAAGCAAA TAAAAAAATCCAAAAAACAATAAAGGAAAGAGACTACTATttaatgcatcataaaagaGTTATACAGGAGAAGGAAACCTTGAATA AAGAAATccaaaagcaaaaaaaagaaattgaaAAGATTCAAAATTCGATAGGGGAAATAAGGGCTAAATACGAA TCTACacttaaagaaaaaatgttagttacattagaaaaagaaaaaagagaTACAAAAATCGAAGGTTTAAACAAGTATATTGAACGGCTTAAAGATTTATTAGGAAATAGCGGATCTCCCTCATTGGTTAATATTTCTTCCAATGATGAAAAAGGTAATAATTTAACTGAAAGTATCATTTCAaaagaagataaaaaaatatcaaaaaaaaatacaaaaagagaaGATACCCCATGGCCCAATAATGAAGATTCCCCTTGTGAATTAAGTGAAAAtgaatatgataaatataatatttgtgTTTCCTCTTTAAGCATTGAAAAATCCTTTAATGCTCATAACAGTGCAGTATTAGGTATTGCTTACAACAAAGAGGTTCAATTAATAGCAACAGGAGGTGATGACGGTAAATGGAAAACGTGGAGTGCATCAAATTATGAATTAGTAATGGAATCACAAGCTCATAAAAAATGGATAGGAgatatatgttttaataaaaaagggAATATTTTATGTACATGTAGTGGAGAttctaaaataaaattatgggATATGCTTAAAGAAAAGTGTATTCATACTTTTATGAATTCAGCCGGCCCTATATGGAGTCTATCATTTCATTATGAAg GAAATTTTTTTGCATCTGCATCCATGGATCAGACAATTAGAATATTTGACATGAATAGCTTAAGACAAAGGCAAATATTAAGAGGGCATGTTGATAGCATAAATTGTGTAAATTTTCATCCATTTTTCAAAACCCTCACTAGCGCATCTGCTGACAAAACA gTATCAACATGGGATATGAAAAGTGGGCTATGTATAAATACTTTTTATGGACATAGCTTTCCGTGCAATTACTCTAATTTCAGTACagat gGGAAATGGATATATTCTTGTGATTCTGGAGGCGTCGTTAAAATTTGGGACGTTCGAGCAAATAGATGCCTTATCAACATCGATGCAG GACCATCAAGTGCAAATAAATGCCCAatggataaaaataataaatatttatttatagcATCAGAAGATAATACGAtcaaaat atttgATGTTATAGAGAAGAAATTTGTTAGGACACTAAAACATGAATTTCcaataaaa AATATTATAgtggaaaataataaactaaTATATTCTTTATCCAATGGAGACATTTTCGTAAGAGGACACCGAACGGAATAG